In Anthonomus grandis grandis chromosome 16, icAntGran1.3, whole genome shotgun sequence, a single window of DNA contains:
- the LOC126745459 gene encoding 30S ribosomal protein S5-like yields the protein MKWMWKQFLFSSVEMAEQSAIVNEPEGIAVDDPPSGTATPEATAAPSATVATTTAATTAAPSVATPDILRMLEALQGQVNALVNRPTASNDRRPAGHLIARGADHGRGGRRGRGGHRGRGRGGHRGRGRGGGSNNFFYF from the exons ATGAAGTGGATGTGGAAACAGTTTCTGTTCAGTTCGGTTGAAATGGCGGAACAAAGCGCA attgtCAATGAGCCTGAGGGTATTGCAGTTGATG ACCCTCCATCGGGGACCGCCACCCCTGAAGCGACCGCCGCCCCTTCGGCGACCGTCGCCACCACTACCGCCGCCACCACTGCCGCCCCTTCAGTGGCCACCCCTGATA tacttAGAATGTTGGAAGCCCTGCAAGGGCAGGTCAACGCCTTAGTG aaCCGGCCGACAGCAAGCAATg acaGGAGACCTGCAGGGCACCTCATTGCCAGGGGGGCGGATCATGGCCGCGGTGGTCGCCGTGGACGAGGTGGACACCGCGGTCGTGGACGAGGTGGACACCGCGGCCGTGGACGAGGTGGCGggtccaataattttttttatttttaa